Proteins encoded within one genomic window of Gloeobacter kilaueensis JS1:
- a CDS encoding non-ribosomal peptide synthetase: protein MDLEQLTDLTPEQQQLLLLLLAEQQNGEPPEADSIQPVPRDGELPLSYAQRRLWFLDQLLPSGAMYNLPVAARLNGVLDVGAMEAALQEVVRRHEVLRTSFRTVAGQPQLTIAPEVSLALSPVDLSDLAGAEKESEAERLVATEAQLPFDLAAGPLVRARLLRLGATEHILIVTLHHIVSDGWSIGVFIQELAILYAAFQSGQPSPLPELAIQYADFAAWQQQWLTGTVFEEKFAYWEQRLAGAPALLELPTNHPRPPVQSYRGRAHTFTLPASLVKSLERLAAQESATLFMVLLAAFKVLLSRYSHQEDIVVGTPIANRNRSEIEPLIGFFVNTLVLRTDLGREPSFRELLARVREVTLEAFDHQDLPFEKLVEHLQPERNLSYQPLFQVLFTLQNAPLPVVELPGLQLEPVEMPDSTAKFDLSLTLLESKAGLAGSWEYNTDLFEPETIERLTGHLRTLLEAAVAGPDQPISSLPLLTEPEKQLFVSWNDTDRDYPHDRLIHQLIEEQAERTPEAIALVSGEKKLSYRELNQRANQLAHHLQALGVGPDALVGIYLKRCPELIISLLAVWKAGGAYVPLDPAYPAERLAFIVQDSGLSVLITDSHLGGDRYADGFRLVRVDTDAEAIEAASPDNPPCSGEKDRRLAYVIYTSGSTGKPKGVMVTQSSLINFLRAMDEHLALAGADRWLAVTTVAFDIAALEIWLPLVRGARIVLAAREDSQDGGRLARLLADSGATILQATPATWRLLLESGWQPEASLKLLCGGEALPTDLAEQLRHSEARLWNLYGPTETTVWSTIHPVQAVDGLVPIGRPLANTKLYVLDAQGQPVPVGVPGELFIGGAGLARGYLNRPELTAEKFVPDPFSTSGGKLYRTGDLVRWRPDGTLEFLGRLDFQVKLRGFRIELGEIEVALRRHPAVRQAAILLREDEPGEKFLTAYIVSAAGTEPDSHALRAFLREWLPEYMLPTAFVPLEALPLTPNGKLDRRALPRPTELRVETASPNLPRNWIEAQLVQIWLAILPIERLGIQDNFFALGGHSLLANRAIFRAREVFGVDLPVRALFEAPTVAALAIRIQRALDEAPSAPRATSVILPVPRSEKMPLSFSQNGLWFLDRLSSQASLYNLPAVTRLRGDLNVQVLESALREVIRRHEILRTVLPAGDDGLPYQRIVEQIDFTLPVTDLSGLPEEQARLLAEKEIQLPFDLEAGPLVRARLLRLGAAEHILIVTLHHIVSDGWSVGVFIQELAALYAAFQSGQPSPLPELAIQYADFAVWQQQPEQQAAARRQLAYWQGQLAGAPELLKLPTDYPRPAVQRHNGATHALLLPAGLTESLKQLAAREGTTLFMVLLAAFKVLLARYSRQEDIVIGTPVANRNRAEIEPLIGYFINALVLRTDLGGGPSFRELLERVRRVTLEAFDHQDLLFEHLVEALQPKRDLSYAPLFQVMFVLQNASVPIRELAGLTVEPVTVFGKAAKFDLTLAMEETAQGLQAAFEYDTDLFDPETIERMAAHLLTLLEAIVAHPDQPISSLPLLTDPEKQLLASWNDTNRDYPLEHCLQHWFEQQVERTPEAVALVFEQQQLSYRELDARANQLAHHLQSLGVGAEVLVGVCLERSVEMVVALLAVLKAGGAYLPLDPGYPAERLTFMLEDARPAVVLAHAPTWALLEELESVAPSLVLLDRDWQAVAIQPEQPPTCPAKADNLAYVIYTSGSTGKPKGAANTHRAICNRLLWMQEAYQLGVEDAVLQKTPFSFDVSVWEFFWPLMTGARLVLAQPGGHRDSRYLCRLIARERITHVHFVPAMLNVLLDEADLSGLTSLKRVIVSGEALPPALQNRFFARLDAELHNLYGPTEAAVDVTCWQCQPDLEAQSVPIGHPIANIRIHLLDAHGQPVPVGVPGELFIGGVGVARGYLNRPELTAEKFVPDPFSPSGEKLYRTGDLARRRPDGAIEYLGRLDFQVKLRGFRIELGEIETVLSSHPEVREAAVQLRDDLPGGAGLVAYIVPLTTEPDSTALRTYLKERLPEYMVPALFVSLNSLPLNANGKLDRRALPAPEKSDTPTEIVAPRTSVEEVLADIWAEVLDRDVVGVEDNFFDLGGHSLVATQVVSQIQTILRLEVPLYALFENPTVAGLARFLLSDPQERPRIEKTAQLLLALSELSDDDAQDLLTEKHASPKNTPSP, encoded by the coding sequence ATGGACCTCGAACAGCTCACCGACCTGACCCCCGAACAACAACAACTGTTGCTCCTGTTGCTCGCCGAGCAGCAGAATGGGGAGCCGCCCGAAGCGGACAGTATCCAGCCCGTACCCAGAGACGGAGAACTGCCCCTCTCCTACGCCCAGAGGCGGCTGTGGTTCCTCGATCAACTGCTGCCCTCTGGGGCGATGTACAACCTGCCCGTCGCTGCCCGCCTCAACGGGGTGCTGGACGTAGGGGCGATGGAGGCGGCTTTGCAGGAAGTGGTCCGCCGCCACGAGGTTCTGCGCACCAGCTTCCGCACCGTCGCCGGTCAGCCCCAACTGACGATCGCCCCCGAGGTGTCACTCGCATTGTCTCCAGTGGATCTCAGTGATCTGGCCGGGGCTGAAAAAGAGAGCGAGGCGGAGCGGCTGGTGGCCACTGAAGCCCAGCTTCCCTTCGATCTGGCGGCAGGGCCGCTGGTGCGGGCGCGCCTTCTGCGGCTCGGGGCAACAGAACACATCTTGATCGTAACGCTGCACCATATCGTGAGCGATGGCTGGTCGATTGGGGTGTTCATCCAGGAACTGGCCATCCTCTACGCTGCCTTCCAATCAGGCCAGCCTTCCCCGCTGCCGGAACTGGCGATCCAGTACGCCGATTTTGCCGCCTGGCAGCAGCAGTGGCTCACAGGCACAGTCTTCGAGGAAAAATTTGCCTACTGGGAGCAACGATTGGCGGGCGCACCGGCGCTGCTGGAGCTGCCTACCAACCATCCCCGCCCACCCGTGCAGAGTTACCGGGGCCGCGCCCACACTTTCACCCTCCCCGCCTCTTTGGTGAAAAGCCTGGAACGGCTGGCCGCCCAGGAGAGCGCGACGCTCTTCATGGTGCTCCTCGCCGCCTTCAAGGTGCTGCTTTCTCGCTACAGCCACCAGGAGGACATCGTGGTGGGCACACCCATCGCCAACCGCAACCGCTCCGAAATCGAGCCTTTGATCGGTTTTTTCGTCAACACATTGGTGCTCAGGACGGACCTGGGCAGGGAACCGAGTTTCCGGGAATTACTGGCCCGCGTGCGGGAGGTGACGCTCGAAGCCTTCGATCATCAGGATCTGCCCTTCGAGAAGCTGGTGGAGCACCTGCAGCCGGAGCGCAACCTCAGCTACCAGCCACTCTTTCAGGTGCTGTTCACGCTACAGAATGCACCTCTGCCGGTCGTCGAACTACCGGGGCTGCAACTGGAGCCGGTGGAGATGCCAGATAGCACCGCCAAATTCGATCTCTCTTTGACGCTGCTGGAAAGTAAAGCGGGTCTGGCGGGCAGTTGGGAGTACAACACGGACCTGTTCGAGCCCGAGACGATCGAGCGGCTGACGGGCCACCTGCGGACATTGCTGGAAGCGGCTGTTGCCGGTCCGGACCAGCCCATCTCTTCCCTGCCCCTGCTCACCGAGCCAGAAAAGCAACTGTTCGTGAGTTGGAACGACACGGATCGGGACTATCCGCACGATCGGCTGATCCATCAACTGATCGAAGAACAGGCGGAGCGCACTCCCGAAGCGATTGCCCTCGTCTCGGGTGAAAAGAAACTCAGTTATCGGGAGTTGAATCAGCGGGCCAACCAGCTTGCCCACCACCTGCAGGCATTGGGCGTTGGCCCGGATGCGCTGGTGGGCATCTATCTGAAGCGATGCCCGGAGCTGATCATCAGTCTGCTTGCGGTCTGGAAAGCCGGTGGAGCCTACGTGCCCCTCGATCCGGCCTATCCAGCCGAAAGACTCGCCTTCATCGTTCAAGACAGTGGCCTGTCGGTATTGATCACCGACAGTCACCTGGGCGGGGATCGGTATGCGGACGGGTTCCGGCTGGTGCGCGTTGACACCGACGCAGAAGCAATCGAGGCTGCCTCCCCAGATAATCCTCCCTGTTCCGGGGAAAAAGACCGGCGGCTCGCCTACGTCATTTACACCAGCGGTTCCACCGGCAAACCCAAAGGGGTGATGGTCACACAGTCCTCACTCATCAACTTTCTTCGGGCGATGGACGAGCATCTGGCTCTCGCTGGGGCAGATCGCTGGCTGGCTGTCACCACTGTTGCCTTCGACATCGCTGCTTTAGAAATCTGGTTGCCGCTCGTTCGTGGAGCCCGCATCGTTCTCGCCGCACGGGAGGATAGCCAGGATGGCGGGCGATTGGCGCGCCTGTTGGCTGATTCGGGTGCAACGATCCTGCAGGCCACTCCGGCCACCTGGCGGTTGTTGCTCGAAAGCGGCTGGCAGCCGGAGGCTTCCTTAAAGCTGCTCTGCGGTGGAGAGGCGCTGCCAACAGATCTGGCAGAGCAGTTGCGGCACTCAGAGGCGCGCCTCTGGAACCTCTACGGGCCGACCGAGACCACGGTCTGGTCCACGATCCACCCGGTCCAGGCGGTGGACGGGCTGGTGCCCATCGGTCGCCCCCTCGCCAACACAAAGCTCTACGTGCTGGATGCCCAGGGCCAACCGGTGCCGGTGGGTGTGCCGGGAGAACTGTTCATCGGCGGGGCAGGACTGGCGCGAGGCTATCTCAATCGGCCCGAGTTGACAGCAGAAAAGTTCGTCCCCGACCCGTTCAGCACCTCCGGCGGGAAGCTGTACCGGACGGGTGATCTGGTGCGGTGGAGGCCGGATGGAACGCTTGAATTTCTGGGCCGGCTCGATTTTCAGGTGAAGCTCCGGGGCTTCCGCATCGAACTGGGGGAAATCGAGGTGGCCCTTCGTCGCCACCCGGCGGTGCGCCAGGCAGCGATCCTCCTGCGCGAGGATGAGCCGGGGGAGAAATTCCTGACGGCCTACATCGTCTCTGCAGCAGGAACGGAACCGGACAGTCATGCTCTGCGGGCCTTTTTGCGGGAATGGCTGCCGGAATATATGCTTCCTACCGCTTTCGTGCCGCTGGAGGCACTGCCGCTCACCCCGAACGGCAAGCTCGACCGCCGCGCCCTGCCCAGGCCGACAGAATTGCGGGTGGAGACGGCGAGTCCGAACCTGCCGCGCAACTGGATCGAGGCGCAACTCGTCCAGATCTGGCTTGCGATTCTGCCCATCGAACGGTTGGGCATCCAGGACAACTTCTTTGCCCTCGGTGGTCACTCGCTCCTGGCCAACCGGGCCATTTTTCGCGCGCGCGAGGTCTTCGGCGTCGATTTGCCGGTGCGGGCGCTCTTCGAGGCTCCCACCGTCGCGGCGCTGGCGATTCGCATTCAGCGGGCGCTCGACGAAGCGCCGTCCGCCCCAAGGGCCACCTCGGTAATTCTGCCGGTGCCCAGGAGCGAGAAGATGCCCCTCTCCTTCTCGCAGAACGGGCTGTGGTTTCTCGACCGCCTCAGTTCCCAGGCCAGCCTCTACAACCTGCCCGCCGTCACCCGTCTGCGGGGCGATCTGAATGTGCAGGTGCTGGAGAGCGCTCTCAGGGAGGTGATCCGCCGCCACGAAATTTTGCGCACGGTCCTCCCGGCGGGCGACGACGGCCTGCCCTACCAGCGCATCGTCGAGCAAATCGACTTCACTCTTCCAGTGACTGATCTGAGCGGGTTGCCCGAGGAGCAAGCCCGTCTGCTGGCTGAGAAAGAAATTCAGCTTCCCTTCGATCTGGAGGCAGGGCCGCTGGTGCGGGCGCGCCTTCTGCGGCTCGGAGCAGCGGAACACATCTTGATCGTCACACTGCACCATATCGTGAGCGATGGCTGGTCGGTCGGGGTGTTCATCCAGGAACTGGCTGCCCTCTACGCTGCTTTCCAATCAGGCCAGCCCTCACCGCTGCCGGAACTGGCGATCCAGTACGCCGATTTTGCCGTCTGGCAACAACAGCCCGAACAGCAGGCAGCGGCCAGAAGACAGCTCGCCTACTGGCAGGGACAGTTGGCCGGTGCGCCGGAACTGTTGAAGTTGCCCACCGATTACCCCCGGCCAGCCGTGCAGCGCCACAACGGTGCCACCCATGCCCTGTTGCTTCCGGCAGGATTGACAGAAAGTCTCAAGCAGTTGGCTGCCAGGGAGGGGACAACGCTCTTCATGGTGCTGCTTGCCGCCTTCAAGGTGTTGCTCGCCCGCTACAGTCGCCAGGAAGACATCGTGATTGGCACGCCCGTCGCCAACCGCAACCGAGCGGAAATTGAGCCGCTGATTGGCTACTTCATCAACGCCCTGGTGCTCAGGACGGATCTGGGTGGTGGACCGAGCTTCCGGGAGTTACTGGAAAGGGTGCGGCGGGTGACGCTCGAAGCCTTCGATCACCAGGATCTGCTCTTCGAGCATCTGGTAGAAGCGCTGCAGCCGAAGCGCGACCTCAGCTACGCGCCCCTCTTTCAGGTCATGTTCGTCCTGCAGAACGCCTCGGTACCGATTCGCGAACTGGCGGGCCTCACCGTCGAGCCGGTGACCGTCTTCGGCAAGGCCGCCAAGTTCGATCTGACCCTCGCGATGGAGGAGACCGCCCAGGGACTGCAGGCTGCCTTCGAGTACGACACGGACCTGTTCGATCCTGAGACGATCGAACGGATGGCCGCTCACCTGCTGACATTGCTGGAAGCCATCGTCGCTCACCCGGACCAACCCATCTCTTCGTTGCCGTTACTGACCGATCCTGAAAAGCAACTGCTCGCGAGTTGGAACGACACGAACCGGGACTATCCGCTGGAGCACTGCCTGCAGCACTGGTTCGAGCAGCAAGTGGAGCGCACACCCGAGGCGGTTGCCCTCGTCTTCGAGCAACAGCAGTTGAGCTATCGGGAACTGGACGCACGCGCCAACCAGCTTGCCCATCACTTGCAATCCCTCGGAGTCGGAGCAGAAGTGCTGGTGGGCGTCTGCCTGGAGCGCTCCGTGGAGATGGTGGTTGCACTTCTGGCCGTGCTCAAGGCAGGAGGCGCTTACCTGCCCCTCGATCCGGGCTACCCGGCGGAGCGGCTTACCTTCATGCTCGAAGACGCCCGACCGGCGGTCGTACTCGCCCACGCGCCCACCTGGGCGTTACTGGAGGAACTGGAATCGGTCGCCCCAAGTCTGGTGCTGCTCGATCGTGACTGGCAGGCTGTCGCCATCCAGCCGGAGCAACCCCCCACCTGTCCGGCGAAAGCGGACAATCTCGCCTACGTCATCTACACGAGCGGTTCCACTGGAAAGCCCAAGGGAGCGGCGAACACCCACCGCGCCATCTGCAACCGCCTTCTGTGGATGCAGGAGGCTTACCAGTTGGGCGTCGAAGATGCCGTACTGCAGAAGACGCCCTTCAGCTTCGATGTCTCGGTGTGGGAGTTCTTCTGGCCGCTTATGACCGGAGCCCGGCTGGTGCTCGCCCAGCCCGGCGGCCACCGCGACAGCCGGTATCTCTGCCGGCTCATTGCCCGAGAGCGGATCACCCACGTCCACTTCGTTCCCGCGATGCTGAACGTGCTCCTCGACGAGGCGGATCTGAGCGGCCTCACGAGCCTGAAGCGGGTGATCGTGAGCGGCGAAGCCCTGCCCCCTGCCCTCCAGAATCGCTTCTTTGCGCGGCTGGATGCCGAACTGCACAACCTGTACGGGCCGACCGAGGCGGCGGTGGATGTCACCTGCTGGCAGTGCCAACCGGATCTCGAAGCGCAGAGTGTACCGATCGGCCACCCGATCGCCAACATTCGGATTCACCTGCTCGATGCCCACGGCCAACCGGTGCCGGTGGGTGTGCCGGGAGAACTGTTCATCGGCGGCGTCGGTGTGGCGCGGGGCTACCTCAACCGGCCCGAACTCACGGCAGAAAAATTCGTTCCTGACCCGTTCAGCCCCTCCGGCGAGAAGCTCTATCGCACAGGGGATCTGGCCCGTCGCCGTCCGGACGGGGCGATCGAGTACCTGGGACGGCTCGATTTTCAGGTGAAGCTGCGCGGCTTCCGCATCGAACTGGGCGAGATTGAAACCGTCCTGAGCAGCCATCCCGAGGTGCGCGAGGCGGCGGTGCAGTTGCGGGATGATCTTCCCGGCGGCGCGGGCCTGGTCGCCTACATCGTTCCGCTCACAACGGAACCGGACAGCACAGCTCTGCGCACGTACTTGAAAGAGCGCCTGCCGGAGTACATGGTACCTGCGCTCTTCGTCTCGCTGAACAGCCTGCCGCTCAACGCCAACGGCAAGCTGGACCGCAGAGCCTTACCCGCGCCCGAGAAAAGCGACACCCCGACAGAGATCGTCGCGCCCCGCACTTCCGTCGAGGAGGTGCTGGCGGACATCTGGGCAGAAGTACTCGATCGGGATGTGGTCGGGGTGGAGGACAACTTCTTCGACCTGGGTGGCCATTCGCTCGTTGCCACTCAGGTCGTCTCCCAGATCCAGACCATTCTGCGCCTGGAGGTTCCGCTCTACGCGCTCTTCGAGAATCCCACCGTCGCCGGGCTCGCCCGCTTCTTGCTGAGCGATCCGCAGGAGCGGCCCAGGATCGAGAAGACCGCCCAACTGCTCCTTGCCCTGAGCGAGCTGTCCGACGACGACGCCCAGGATCTGCTCACAGAAAAACACGCATCGCCCAAAAACACACCATCGCCATGA
- a CDS encoding thioesterase domain-containing protein: MKILLAMNLPYFGDPGFNNGATKANRYLLEGLAASGHRVIAVVPTLEAAKSRLNEVEYLTGLAAQGVTVSKTGSLYTYLLNGVEVHAVGEMAGLRPHLSEQIVQFAPDWVLVSCEDWAQGLLELALKSCPGRVVYLCLSPTYLPFGPQAFVPNDFTTELLGQTAAIVAGSRFIERYIRQWSGLEAAMFYWPSYEPGPFPRFGRFDGGFVTMINPCDVKGIDIFLDLARHFSQIDFAVVPTWGTTAEDRAALAQLPNVHLLKAVENIDEIFERTRILLMPTLFPEGVGLTTVEAMLRGIPVLASDVGALPEMKLGVDFLLPVQPIEQFSDDFDPNLIPKPVVPEQDSGPWLVALERLLTDRAFYEELSETSRTRALEFVGSLSVEPFERLLENLEAQAAAVPVASALGEQQVLEELGELSPEQQELLLLWMSQQEVDSPGEDSSTNGAEPPLVSWKRTALKSALVEIWEALLPGRRVTLESDFFALGGNAVLLEELLERVARQVGQPVSPDALPSGRLTIADLAEAISHQTSLLGTMLNHRKSEQLQSQEQPLLVHLRPTGERPPLFFAAPLGGTFASTVVIGLLDLARQLPPGQPFYGLQAPALATGDEQQAEFSYLATRLEAIVEASVRQIQAVQPAGPYYLGGFCSGGLLAMEIAQSLRRQNQAVANVVLLDPLLPETPAPSADEARQDWEAASLAWFAGRDLGESGWDVAELYRLLSALPEPERWPYLCAKVKAAALVPADTTPAELEWLWQAKRTNEQIVARLVGNYPPRFYTGPVTILVSEQMGRTNSDALLDELRHFLRGPLQVQAIQGDHGTLFLPQYLQALADSIYNSLSFPTSNRSWTSNSSPT; this comes from the coding sequence ATGAAAATTCTGCTTGCGATGAATCTGCCCTACTTTGGCGATCCCGGCTTCAACAACGGGGCGACGAAGGCGAATCGCTACCTGCTGGAGGGGCTGGCCGCAAGTGGCCATCGGGTGATCGCGGTTGTACCGACGCTGGAGGCGGCCAAAAGTCGGCTGAACGAGGTGGAGTACCTGACTGGGCTGGCTGCCCAGGGCGTCACCGTCTCGAAGACCGGCAGCCTCTACACCTACTTGCTGAACGGCGTCGAAGTCCACGCCGTCGGTGAGATGGCCGGGTTGCGGCCCCATCTGAGCGAGCAGATCGTCCAGTTCGCACCCGATTGGGTGCTCGTCTCCTGCGAGGACTGGGCGCAGGGACTATTGGAGTTGGCGCTCAAAAGTTGTCCTGGCCGGGTGGTCTACCTCTGCCTCAGCCCGACCTACCTGCCCTTCGGTCCCCAGGCGTTCGTGCCCAACGATTTCACCACTGAACTGCTCGGCCAGACAGCGGCGATCGTTGCCGGGAGCCGCTTTATCGAGCGCTACATCCGCCAGTGGAGCGGCCTGGAAGCAGCGATGTTCTACTGGCCCTCCTACGAGCCGGGACCATTTCCCCGCTTCGGGCGCTTCGACGGTGGCTTTGTGACGATGATCAACCCCTGCGATGTCAAGGGCATCGACATCTTTCTCGACCTGGCCCGCCATTTCAGCCAGATCGATTTTGCCGTCGTGCCGACCTGGGGAACGACGGCGGAGGACCGGGCCGCCCTCGCCCAACTGCCGAACGTTCACCTGCTGAAGGCGGTCGAGAACATCGACGAAATTTTCGAGCGCACCCGGATTCTGCTCATGCCCACCCTCTTTCCCGAGGGCGTCGGCCTCACCACCGTCGAGGCGATGCTGCGCGGCATTCCGGTACTCGCGAGCGATGTCGGAGCGCTGCCGGAGATGAAGCTGGGGGTCGATTTCCTCCTTCCAGTGCAGCCCATCGAACAGTTCAGCGACGACTTCGATCCAAACTTGATCCCAAAGCCCGTCGTCCCTGAGCAGGACAGCGGTCCCTGGTTGGTCGCCCTGGAGCGGCTATTGACGGACCGCGCTTTTTACGAGGAACTGTCGGAAACTTCCCGCACCCGTGCGCTGGAATTTGTCGGCAGCCTGAGCGTGGAACCGTTCGAGCGGCTACTGGAGAATCTGGAGGCGCAGGCGGCGGCTGTTCCAGTGGCTTCCGCTCTGGGTGAACAGCAGGTGCTCGAAGAACTGGGGGAGCTGAGCCCGGAACAGCAGGAGTTGCTGTTGCTCTGGATGAGCCAGCAGGAAGTGGATTCGCCCGGCGAGGACAGTTCGACGAACGGGGCGGAGCCGCCCCTCGTCTCCTGGAAGCGCACGGCCCTCAAATCGGCCCTCGTCGAGATCTGGGAGGCGCTTCTGCCGGGTCGGAGGGTGACGCTGGAGAGTGATTTTTTTGCCCTGGGCGGGAATGCGGTGCTCCTGGAAGAACTGCTGGAGCGCGTCGCCCGGCAGGTTGGTCAGCCCGTGTCGCCGGACGCTCTGCCGAGCGGTCGTTTGACTATCGCCGATCTGGCCGAAGCGATCTCCCACCAGACTTCTCTGCTTGGAACGATGCTCAACCACAGGAAGTCAGAGCAACTGCAGAGCCAGGAACAGCCCCTGCTGGTGCATCTGCGGCCTACGGGCGAGCGGCCTCCCCTCTTTTTCGCCGCCCCCCTCGGCGGCACATTCGCCTCGACGGTGGTGATTGGACTCCTGGATCTGGCCCGCCAACTGCCCCCCGGCCAGCCCTTCTATGGTCTGCAGGCTCCGGCGCTGGCAACCGGTGACGAGCAGCAGGCCGAATTTTCGTATCTGGCCACCAGGCTGGAAGCGATAGTCGAAGCGAGCGTGCGCCAGATCCAGGCGGTGCAGCCCGCTGGTCCTTATTACCTGGGCGGTTTTTGTTCGGGCGGACTGCTGGCGATGGAGATCGCCCAGTCCCTGCGCCGTCAGAATCAGGCGGTGGCAAACGTCGTTCTCCTCGATCCGCTGCTGCCGGAAACGCCCGCCCCGTCCGCAGACGAGGCCCGGCAGGACTGGGAGGCCGCTTCCCTCGCCTGGTTCGCCGGTCGCGATCTGGGAGAAAGCGGCTGGGATGTCGCCGAACTCTACCGCCTGCTCAGCGCCCTGCCCGAGCCGGAGCGCTGGCCGTACCTCTGCGCGAAAGTGAAAGCCGCCGCGCTTGTGCCTGCCGATACGACCCCGGCGGAACTGGAATGGCTGTGGCAGGCCAAGCGGACCAACGAGCAGATCGTGGCCCGCCTGGTGGGCAACTATCCTCCCCGCTTCTACACCGGACCGGTGACGATTCTCGTGAGCGAGCAGATGGGCCGCACCAACAGCGACGCCCTGCTGGACGAGTTGCGCCACTTCCTGCGTGGCCCGTTGCAGGTGCAGGCCATCCAGGGCGATCACGGCACCCTCTTTCTGCCCCAATACCTTCAAGCGCTAGCAGATAGTATCTATAATTCCCTTTCCTTCCCCACCTCCAACCGATCATGGACCTCGAACAGCTCACCGACCTGA